From a single Chloroflexia bacterium SDU3-3 genomic region:
- a CDS encoding ABC transporter ATP-binding protein gives MFTRWLGRSPAPPQPHGSAPLIELRAVTKTYQSAAGGFTALRGIDLQVRHGEFVAVVGKSGSGKSTLSNMITGIDRPTSGEVLVAGTAVHTLSENQIAQWRGRTIGVVFQFFQLLPVLTVLENVLLPMYLCKLWMPRERQARAMHLLDQMELADHASKLPGALSGGQQQRVAIARALANDPPIIVADEPTGNLDSRTADAIFTLFAQLVAGGKTILMVTHDQDLAKRSSRAVVVADGAIVQDDARALGMAGALGVARA, from the coding sequence GTGTTCACACGCTGGTTAGGCCGCTCCCCCGCCCCGCCCCAGCCCCATGGGAGCGCGCCCCTGATCGAGCTGCGCGCCGTCACCAAGACTTACCAGAGCGCCGCTGGCGGTTTCACCGCGCTGCGCGGCATCGACCTGCAGGTGCGCCACGGCGAGTTTGTCGCGGTGGTGGGCAAGTCGGGCAGCGGCAAATCCACGCTCAGCAACATGATCACCGGTATCGACCGCCCCACATCCGGCGAGGTGCTGGTGGCGGGCACCGCCGTGCACACTCTGAGCGAAAACCAGATAGCCCAGTGGCGCGGGCGCACCATCGGCGTGGTTTTCCAGTTCTTCCAGCTGCTGCCGGTGCTCACCGTGCTGGAGAACGTGCTGCTGCCCATGTACCTGTGCAAGCTGTGGATGCCGCGCGAGCGCCAGGCCCGCGCCATGCACCTGCTGGACCAGATGGAGCTGGCCGACCACGCATCCAAGCTGCCCGGCGCGCTCTCGGGCGGCCAGCAGCAGCGCGTGGCCATCGCCCGCGCCCTGGCCAACGACCCGCCGATCATCGTGGCCGACGAGCCGACCGGCAACCTCGACTCGCGCACCGCCGATGCGATCTTCACGCTGTTTGCCCAGCTGGTGGCGGGCGGCAAGACCATCCTGATGGTGACGCACGATCAGGATCTGGCCAAGCGCTCCTCGCGCGCGGTGGTGGTGGCCGACGGCGCGATTGTGCAGGATGATGCCCGCGCTCTGGGGATGGCGGGCGCGCTGGGGGTGGCTCGTGCATAA
- a CDS encoding FtsX-like permease family protein, with protein sequence MMPALWGWRARWGWLVHNPFASKVLRDLWGSKARTALVVLSIAVGVFAVGMMAASQSVMASNMDASFLAINPSSAQLTTTDLDDDAVRAVGNMREVAAVDARYQLIVRAKGGDGAWHDLQLFILPNFDDIAINTVVSESGAWPPPKRELLIERAALGMLGSNEGDTITIETASRKQRQARVAGVAHDLHQWPANFGVTAYGYATFDTLSWLGIDRAYNQIAIVAAQQPYDKDHAHAVATLVKDQLEKNGHTVHAINIRDPGKHNAYGLVQSLAMMLGIIGGVALALSGFLVVNTVSALLTQQLRQIGVLKTFGASTAQVVGLYLGLVACYGVLALAVALPLGMAGARWFSGFVLTMFNFDLVSFSFPPGALALQVVVALVVPVLAALLPVLRGARVTVREAIGGAGEEPRAGRAWRIGLRSPQWVLALRNTFRRKGRLALTLITLTLGGATFISVVSVRGALYLTLDQVLQYWKFDLDVAFQQPYSNAQVLQAALAVPGVRSAEVWGSAGAFRVRPDGSEHDQITLSAPAASSSLIVPIIQDGRWLIPEDENAVVVNSAFLLSEPDVKVGDIIDLKIGGKESDWRVIGIASGQIQGAGPIAYVNRDYLARLTDQMGRTSRIVIETEAHDAATHAQVRQALEQQLKAQHLYVQTITASSDIRMSMASIFDIFVLSTVVTALLLAVVGGLGLMGLMSLNVMERQREIGVLRAVGADTAAMLGIVMAEGMAIGVVSWVLSVVVAIPLSWGFGYGVGAGFLSMPLAYNYSIEGAALWGVIAIALAALSSFLPAWHAASITVRDVLAYE encoded by the coding sequence ATGATGCCCGCGCTCTGGGGATGGCGGGCGCGCTGGGGGTGGCTCGTGCATAACCCGTTCGCGAGCAAGGTGCTGCGCGACCTGTGGGGCAGCAAGGCCCGCACCGCGCTGGTGGTGCTCTCCATCGCTGTGGGCGTGTTCGCCGTGGGCATGATGGCCGCCTCGCAGTCGGTGATGGCCAGCAACATGGACGCCAGCTTCCTGGCCATCAACCCATCCAGCGCCCAGCTCACCACCACCGATCTCGATGACGACGCCGTGCGCGCCGTGGGCAACATGCGCGAGGTGGCCGCCGTGGATGCGCGCTATCAGCTGATCGTGCGCGCCAAGGGCGGCGACGGCGCGTGGCACGACCTCCAGCTCTTCATCCTGCCGAACTTCGATGATATCGCCATCAACACGGTCGTCTCCGAGAGTGGCGCGTGGCCGCCGCCCAAGCGCGAGCTGCTGATCGAGCGGGCCGCGCTGGGCATGCTGGGCAGCAACGAGGGCGACACCATCACTATCGAGACCGCCAGCCGCAAGCAGCGCCAGGCCCGCGTGGCCGGTGTTGCCCACGATCTGCACCAGTGGCCCGCCAACTTCGGCGTCACGGCCTATGGCTACGCCACCTTCGACACCCTGAGCTGGCTGGGCATCGACCGCGCCTACAACCAGATCGCCATCGTGGCCGCCCAGCAGCCCTACGACAAAGATCACGCCCACGCCGTGGCCACGCTGGTGAAGGACCAGCTGGAGAAAAACGGCCACACCGTCCACGCCATCAACATCCGCGACCCCGGTAAGCACAACGCCTACGGCCTGGTGCAGTCGCTGGCCATGATGCTGGGCATCATCGGCGGGGTGGCGCTGGCGCTCAGCGGCTTTTTGGTGGTGAACACGGTGTCGGCCCTGCTCACCCAGCAGCTGCGGCAGATCGGCGTGCTCAAGACGTTTGGCGCGAGCACCGCGCAGGTGGTGGGGCTGTACCTAGGGCTGGTGGCCTGCTACGGCGTGCTGGCGCTGGCGGTGGCGCTGCCGCTAGGCATGGCCGGGGCGCGCTGGTTCTCGGGCTTCGTGCTCACCATGTTCAACTTCGATCTGGTCAGCTTCAGCTTCCCGCCGGGGGCGCTGGCGCTGCAGGTGGTGGTGGCGCTGGTGGTGCCGGTGCTGGCCGCGCTGCTGCCGGTGCTGCGCGGCGCGCGCGTCACCGTGCGCGAGGCCATCGGCGGCGCGGGCGAGGAGCCGCGCGCGGGGCGGGCCTGGCGCATTGGGCTGCGCTCGCCGCAGTGGGTGCTGGCGCTGCGCAACACCTTCCGCCGCAAGGGGCGGCTGGCGCTCACGCTGATCACGCTGACGCTGGGTGGGGCCACCTTTATCTCGGTGGTGAGCGTGCGCGGCGCGCTGTACCTTACGCTCGACCAGGTGCTGCAGTACTGGAAGTTCGACCTGGATGTGGCCTTCCAGCAGCCCTACTCGAACGCGCAGGTGCTGCAGGCGGCGCTGGCCGTGCCGGGGGTGCGCTCCGCCGAGGTCTGGGGCAGCGCCGGGGCCTTCCGCGTGCGCCCCGATGGTAGCGAGCACGACCAGATCACGCTGAGCGCGCCCGCCGCCAGCTCGTCGCTGATCGTGCCGATCATCCAGGATGGCCGCTGGCTCATCCCCGAGGACGAGAACGCGGTGGTGGTGAACAGCGCCTTCCTGCTCTCCGAGCCGGATGTGAAGGTGGGTGACATCATCGATCTGAAGATCGGCGGGAAGGAGAGCGACTGGCGCGTGATCGGCATCGCCAGCGGCCAGATCCAGGGCGCTGGCCCGATCGCCTATGTGAACCGCGACTATCTGGCCCGCCTGACCGACCAGATGGGCCGCACCAGCCGGATCGTGATCGAGACCGAGGCCCACGATGCGGCCACCCACGCCCAGGTGCGCCAGGCGCTTGAGCAGCAGCTTAAAGCCCAGCATCTCTACGTGCAGACCATCACCGCCAGCTCCGACATCCGCATGAGCATGGCCAGCATCTTCGACATCTTCGTGCTCTCGACCGTGGTCACGGCCCTGCTGCTGGCGGTGGTCGGCGGCCTGGGCCTGATGGGCCTGATGAGCCTGAACGTGATGGAGCGCCAGCGCGAGATCGGCGTGCTGCGGGCCGTGGGCGCGGACACCGCCGCGATGCTGGGCATCGTCATGGCCGAGGGCATGGCCATCGGCGTGGTGAGCTGGGTGCTCTCGGTGGTGGTGGCCATCCCGCTCAGCTGGGGCTTTGGCTACGGCGTCGGGGCGGGCTTTTTGAGCATGCCGCTGGCCTACAACTATTCGATCGAGGGGGCGGCGCTGTGGGGCGTGATCGCCATCGCGCTGGCCGCGCTCTCCAGCTTCTTGCCCGCATGGCACGCCGCATCGATCACGGTGCGCGATGTGCTGGCCTATGAGTAG
- a CDS encoding HlyD family efflux transporter periplasmic adaptor subunit, with protein sequence MRRSTYAQRKAAAALCAALLAGGALSACGSADTGAAATAAPSSLAVKAGGQIVAESKVVPVRSASLSLTNAGVVAAVLVNEGDTVKAGQVLVKLDDQHQKAKLATAQAQLAQAQASYDKLLAGARPQEIAAAEAQLRQAQAQLRQARSSVSANDLKAAEEQVTQAQEQLARLSAGAKDTDLRAAQAQLAQAQADQTTQRDQLSSAKTRAKSQLDQAASSLVQAQAAYSTAKWNWEHVEAHGTDPVSPSTTDASGKTKSNKLNDVQKQQYRDTLTQTETALHNAEQAVAQAQVAYETAAQNEVSGNRSAEEVVAAYQASLDKVRAGADADALASARAQLASARASGEKLTGEQRRAALDVAQAAVDAAQANLDLLKAGSSESELILARAQVETAKADLAQSQLDLDETQLKAPFAGVVSAIDLRQSEFASAGSPVVRIADTSVWEIESTDLTELDVVNVQVGMPASITFDALPGVTLTGKVTRIRTFGENKQGDMTYTVVVAPDEQDARLHWNMTATISIDPAK encoded by the coding sequence ATGCGACGTTCGACATATGCGCAGCGTAAGGCAGCCGCCGCCCTGTGCGCCGCGCTGCTGGCCGGGGGCGCGCTCAGCGCCTGCGGCAGCGCCGACACTGGCGCGGCGGCCACCGCCGCCCCCAGCAGCCTGGCCGTCAAGGCCGGGGGCCAGATCGTGGCCGAGTCCAAGGTTGTGCCGGTGCGCAGCGCCTCGCTCAGCCTCACAAACGCCGGGGTGGTGGCCGCCGTGCTGGTGAACGAGGGCGACACCGTGAAGGCCGGGCAGGTGCTGGTGAAGCTGGATGACCAGCACCAGAAGGCCAAGCTGGCCACCGCCCAGGCCCAGCTGGCCCAGGCCCAGGCCAGCTACGACAAGCTGCTGGCGGGCGCGCGCCCCCAGGAGATCGCCGCCGCCGAGGCCCAGCTGCGCCAGGCCCAGGCCCAGCTCCGTCAGGCGCGCTCTAGCGTCTCCGCCAACGATCTGAAGGCCGCCGAGGAGCAGGTGACCCAGGCCCAGGAGCAGCTGGCCCGGCTCAGCGCGGGCGCGAAGGACACCGACCTGCGCGCCGCCCAGGCCCAGCTAGCCCAGGCCCAGGCCGACCAGACCACCCAGCGCGACCAGCTCTCGTCGGCCAAGACCAGGGCCAAGAGCCAGCTCGATCAGGCCGCCAGCTCGCTGGTGCAGGCCCAGGCCGCCTACTCCACCGCCAAGTGGAACTGGGAGCACGTGGAGGCCCACGGCACCGACCCCGTCAGCCCCAGCACCACCGACGCCAGCGGCAAGACCAAGAGCAACAAGCTGAACGACGTGCAGAAGCAGCAGTACCGCGACACGCTCACCCAGACCGAGACGGCGCTGCACAACGCCGAGCAGGCCGTGGCCCAGGCCCAGGTGGCCTACGAGACGGCGGCCCAGAACGAGGTGAGCGGCAACCGATCGGCAGAAGAGGTGGTGGCCGCCTACCAGGCCAGCCTCGACAAGGTGCGCGCCGGTGCCGACGCCGACGCGCTGGCCAGCGCCCGCGCCCAGCTGGCCAGCGCCCGCGCCAGCGGCGAGAAGCTGACCGGCGAGCAGCGCCGCGCCGCGCTGGATGTGGCCCAGGCCGCCGTGGACGCCGCCCAGGCCAACCTCGACCTGCTCAAGGCTGGCTCCTCCGAGAGCGAGCTGATCCTGGCCCGCGCCCAGGTCGAGACCGCCAAGGCCGATCTGGCCCAGTCCCAGCTCGACCTCGACGAGACCCAGCTGAAGGCCCCCTTCGCCGGGGTGGTCTCGGCCATCGATCTGCGCCAGAGCGAGTTTGCCAGCGCTGGCTCGCCCGTGGTGCGCATCGCCGATACCTCGGTCTGGGAGATCGAGAGCACCGACCTGACCGAGCTGGATGTGGTGAATGTCCAGGTGGGCATGCCCGCCAGCATCACCTTCGACGCGCTGCCCGGCGTCACGCTCACCGGCAAGGTGACGCGCATCCGCACCTTTGGTGAGAACAAGCAGGGCGACATGACCTACACCGTGGTGGTTGCCCCCGATGAGCAGGATGCCCGCCTGCACTGGAACATGACCGCCACCATCAGCATCGACCCGGCCAAGTAG
- a CDS encoding hemolysin III family protein — translation MISSPNSSEYFNAISHLIGAILSISALAVLVTLSALEHKWAHLVGFAIYGTGMFLSFLASTLLHFFVLFGRYRRVFGVLDHCAIYLLIAGTYTPFCLAVVRGAAGWWLFGIIWSLTVFFITIKAIFFAKLPVHFSNATYLLMGWLVVFFLVPIYQQLGLGAILLMAAGGVSYTIGAISFGLGKPNPFPPHFGNHELWHIAVLAGNALFFVVMLRYVLPYAG, via the coding sequence ATGATAAGCTCGCCCAATAGCAGCGAGTATTTTAACGCCATCAGCCACCTGATCGGGGCGATCCTGTCGATCTCGGCGCTGGCCGTGCTGGTCACCCTGTCTGCTCTGGAGCATAAGTGGGCGCATCTGGTCGGCTTCGCCATCTACGGCACGGGCATGTTTCTCTCGTTTCTGGCCAGCACGCTGCTGCACTTCTTTGTGCTGTTTGGCCGCTACCGCCGGGTGTTTGGCGTGCTCGACCACTGCGCGATCTACCTGCTGATCGCCGGGACGTATACGCCCTTCTGCCTTGCGGTGGTGCGCGGCGCGGCGGGCTGGTGGCTGTTCGGCATCATCTGGAGCCTGACGGTCTTCTTTATCACGATCAAGGCGATCTTCTTCGCCAAGCTGCCGGTGCATTTCTCGAATGCGACCTACCTGCTGATGGGCTGGCTGGTGGTGTTCTTCCTGGTGCCTATCTACCAGCAGCTGGGCCTGGGCGCGATCCTGCTGATGGCCGCTGGGGGCGTGTCCTACACCATCGGCGCGATCAGCTTTGGGCTGGGCAAGCCCAACCCATTCCCGCCGCACTTCGGCAACCACGAGCTGTGGCATATTGCCGTGCTGGCAGGCAACGCGCTGTTTTTTGTGGTGATGCTGCGCTATGTGCTGCCCTACGCGGGCTAG
- a CDS encoding VTT domain-containing protein — protein sequence MCCPTRASGDRSRSVRVKKYVVIAVAAAVVLGGLVALRLAGASFDVAAVRQLLAGLGPWGPLALVAALAAVLVVPVIPASAFQIAAGLAFGPWLGLLAVSLADVLGASLGFWLARRWGGQITRRLSPASQAQIERLTRRTSWRMVMLLRLLPGPAYPLVSFAAGFSPLGFWAYTAASFAGVFPALALLVFAGDLVTRSPLLATALVVALVGSLALAGRLLGRVAADDPAPDPGGVA from the coding sequence ATGTGCTGCCCTACGCGGGCTAGCGGCGATAGATCGAGGAGTGTTCGGGTGAAAAAATATGTTGTGATCGCTGTCGCCGCCGCAGTGGTGCTGGGCGGGCTGGTGGCGCTGCGGCTGGCCGGGGCCAGCTTCGATGTGGCGGCGGTGCGGCAGCTGCTGGCGGGCCTGGGGCCGTGGGGGCCGCTGGCGCTGGTGGCGGCGCTGGCCGCCGTGCTGGTGGTGCCGGTCATCCCCGCCAGCGCCTTCCAGATCGCGGCGGGGCTGGCCTTCGGCCCGTGGCTGGGGCTGCTGGCCGTGTCGCTGGCCGATGTGCTGGGCGCGAGCCTGGGCTTCTGGCTGGCCCGCCGCTGGGGCGGCCAGATCACCCGCAGGCTCTCGCCCGCCAGCCAGGCCCAGATCGAGCGGCTCACCCGCCGCACCAGCTGGCGCATGGTGATGCTGCTGCGGCTGCTGCCCGGCCCGGCCTACCCGCTGGTCTCCTTCGCGGCTGGCTTCTCGCCGCTGGGCTTCTGGGCCTACACCGCCGCGTCGTTCGCCGGGGTGTTTCCGGCGCTGGCCCTGCTGGTCTTCGCTGGCGATCTGGTCACGCGCTCGCCGCTGCTGGCCACGGCGCTGGTGGTGGCGCTGGTGGGCAGCCTGGCCCTGGCCGGGCGGCTGCTGGGCCGCGTCGCCGCCGATGACCCTGCGCCCGACCCCGGCGGCGTTGCCTAG
- a CDS encoding heavy-metal-associated domain-containing protein, whose amino-acid sequence MSKDQFRVPDISCQHCVNAITNEVKTLPGIQKIDISLDDKLVTIEHDSQVDSAAIVAAINEAGYDEVQPVAA is encoded by the coding sequence ATGTCAAAAGATCAATTCCGCGTCCCCGATATTTCGTGCCAGCACTGCGTCAACGCCATCACCAACGAGGTGAAGACTCTGCCTGGCATCCAGAAGATCGATATCAGCCTCGACGACAAGCTGGTGACGATTGAGCACGACAGCCAGGTCGACAGCGCCGCGATCGTGGCCGCCATCAACGAGGCGGGCTACGACGAGGTGCAGCCTGTGGCAGCCTAA
- a CDS encoding galactose mutarotase, with protein MTITSQPFGTAADGTPIERYTLTNTSGMEADIITLGGTLTALRTHDRSGALGDVLLGFDTLEPYLHSHPFFGSLVGRFGNRIANAQFTLGGVTYQLAKNDGPNHLHGGPGGFHQVIWQATPSETPSGPSLALRYVSADMEEGYPGTLTVTVVYTLTNSNELQIDYTAATDKLTVVNLTNHAYFNLACAGDILGHQIALDAPTFVPVDSTLIPTGELRAVKGTPMDLTGPIALGAQIDADDEQLRYAHGYDHTWVFAKPAGQLATVCRVSEASSGRVMELRTTEPGVQLYTGNMLDGKQPGKGGASYPPRSGFCLETQHFPDSPNQPQFPSTELRPGEEYRQTTIFAFSTQG; from the coding sequence ATGACGATCACCAGTCAGCCGTTTGGCACCGCAGCCGACGGAACACCGATCGAGCGCTACACCCTGACCAACACCAGCGGCATGGAGGCCGACATCATCACGCTTGGGGGCACGCTCACCGCGCTGCGCACCCACGACCGCAGCGGCGCGCTGGGCGACGTGCTGCTGGGCTTCGACACCCTAGAGCCGTACCTGCACAGCCACCCGTTCTTTGGGTCGCTGGTGGGGCGGTTCGGCAACCGCATCGCCAACGCCCAGTTCACCCTGGGCGGCGTAACCTACCAGCTGGCCAAGAACGATGGGCCGAACCACCTGCACGGCGGCCCCGGCGGCTTCCACCAGGTGATCTGGCAGGCCACACCCAGCGAGACGCCCAGCGGCCCCAGCCTAGCGCTGCGCTATGTGAGCGCCGACATGGAGGAGGGCTACCCCGGCACCCTGACGGTGACGGTGGTCTACACGCTCACCAACAGCAACGAGCTGCAGATCGACTACACCGCCGCCACCGATAAGCTGACGGTGGTGAACCTGACCAACCACGCCTACTTCAACCTGGCCTGCGCGGGCGATATTCTGGGCCACCAGATCGCGCTGGATGCGCCGACCTTCGTGCCGGTGGACAGCACGCTTATCCCCACGGGCGAGCTGCGCGCGGTGAAGGGCACGCCGATGGACCTGACCGGGCCGATCGCGCTGGGCGCGCAGATCGACGCCGACGACGAGCAGCTGCGCTACGCCCACGGCTACGACCACACCTGGGTATTCGCCAAGCCCGCCGGCCAGCTGGCCACCGTCTGCCGTGTCAGCGAGGCCAGCTCCGGTCGTGTGATGGAGCTGCGCACCACCGAGCCGGGCGTGCAGCTGTACACCGGCAATATGCTGGATGGCAAGCAGCCGGGCAAAGGCGGGGCCAGCTACCCGCCGCGCAGCGGCTTCTGCCTGGAGACCCAGCACTTCCCCGACTCGCCCAACCAGCCGCAGTTCCCATCCACCGAGCTGCGCCCCGGCGAGGAGTACCGCCAGACTACGATCTTCGCGTTCAGCACCCAGGGCTAG
- a CDS encoding alpha-N-arabinofuranosidase: protein MSTTTLNVRTDAPIGVISPRIYGHFAEHLGRCCYDGLWVGLGEREIAHQDGFRADVVAALKALPVPLLRWPGGCYADHYHWRDGIGPVAQRPVRLGISCGLQVADDNTLGTHEFMRLCALLGAEPYLAGNVGSGTAQELCDWLEYCNTSVPTDLGKLRVANGAEKPFGVRLWGVGNESWGCGGNYDARVYGREYLRYATMLRHVDANTELVLCGFEHEWNAAILDEVRSHIDLVDHFSIHRYWVNGGPELNFTEQDYYTLLSEAQATEDFIIDTAQLIEQATGGRHKVGIALDEWGVWHPEERAWGPGENIERRSPNTYEQANTLRDALAAAVALEAFHRQCNVLSMANLAQIVNVLHAPVMTEGGAMWLTPTYHALRMHTPHIGAQALPVEHAAGHTLPDGSPAVTATASRSADGAAITVVNRHYNQSASVRIAGLGQWQQANGELLAADDPRAQNNAQAPQAVAPAALAVQAVEPGVWQIELPAHSMATVVLR from the coding sequence ATGAGCACTACCACATTAAACGTCCGCACCGATGCGCCGATCGGCGTCATCTCGCCCCGGATCTACGGGCACTTTGCCGAGCACCTGGGCCGCTGCTGCTACGATGGCCTGTGGGTCGGCCTGGGCGAGCGCGAGATCGCGCACCAGGATGGCTTCCGCGCCGACGTGGTCGCGGCGCTGAAGGCCCTGCCGGTGCCGCTGCTGCGCTGGCCGGGCGGCTGCTACGCCGACCACTACCACTGGCGCGACGGCATCGGGCCGGTGGCCCAGCGCCCGGTGCGGCTGGGCATCTCGTGCGGGCTGCAGGTGGCCGACGATAACACCCTTGGCACCCACGAGTTCATGCGCCTGTGCGCGCTGCTGGGGGCCGAGCCGTATTTGGCGGGCAACGTGGGCAGCGGCACCGCGCAGGAGCTGTGCGACTGGCTGGAGTACTGCAACACCAGCGTGCCCACCGACCTCGGCAAGCTGCGCGTGGCCAACGGCGCAGAGAAGCCGTTCGGCGTGCGCCTGTGGGGCGTGGGCAACGAGAGCTGGGGCTGCGGCGGCAACTACGACGCCCGCGTGTATGGCCGCGAGTATCTGCGCTACGCCACCATGCTGCGCCACGTGGACGCCAACACCGAGCTAGTGCTGTGCGGGTTCGAGCACGAGTGGAATGCCGCCATTCTGGATGAGGTGCGCAGCCACATCGACCTCGTCGACCACTTCTCGATCCACCGCTACTGGGTGAACGGCGGCCCCGAGCTGAACTTCACCGAGCAGGACTACTACACCCTGCTGAGTGAGGCCCAGGCCACCGAGGACTTCATCATCGACACCGCCCAGCTGATCGAGCAGGCCACCGGCGGCAGGCACAAGGTCGGCATCGCGCTGGATGAGTGGGGCGTGTGGCACCCCGAGGAGCGGGCGTGGGGGCCGGGCGAGAACATCGAGCGCCGCAGCCCCAACACCTACGAGCAGGCCAACACCCTGCGCGACGCCCTGGCCGCCGCCGTGGCGCTTGAGGCCTTCCACCGCCAGTGCAACGTGCTCTCCATGGCCAACCTCGCCCAGATCGTGAACGTGCTGCACGCGCCGGTGATGACTGAGGGCGGGGCCATGTGGCTGACGCCCACCTACCACGCGCTGCGCATGCACACCCCGCACATCGGCGCGCAGGCGCTGCCGGTGGAGCACGCCGCAGGCCACACGCTGCCCGACGGCAGCCCCGCCGTGACCGCCACCGCCTCGCGCAGCGCCGACGGCGCCGCCATCACGGTGGTCAACAGGCATTATAATCAGAGCGCAAGCGTGCGGATCGCCGGGCTGGGCCAGTGGCAGCAGGCCAACGGCGAGCTGCTGGCCGCCGACGACCCGCGCGCCCAGAACAACGCCCAGGCCCCGCAGGCCGTCGCGCCCGCCGCGCTGGCGGTGCAGGCGGTCGAGCCAGGCGTGTGGCAGATCGAACTGCCCGCGCACTCGATGGCCACGGTGGTGCTGCGCTAG
- a CDS encoding LacI family transcriptional regulator, translating to MKKRKPSMRDVADHANVSVSAVSLVVRKKPGVSDDTRERVWNAIAELGYTVSEASDTTRAPTVALLIERGSMPAILDIFYGEVIRGFQSEAQRMGYQVMLHMFDRAAERFEHMYSGLGDDIQGFVIANDGDITSDLITQAQATNLPLVLIESSVPGQHVPCVVGDNFQAGYTVTRHLMDQGHTKIAVLRGASKYSSLVDRLRGSLAALAESRLLPLPEWMPPPDGKPFQRGYIQMQSILQQDSYPTAVVAISDKTAFGAMEAIKEAGLRIPEDIAIVSIDDVAESAYTRPPLTCFHIPRADMGILAMQKLHRLITGEAEIPVKSIVYGELVVRASSSAEPVPAELGHRA from the coding sequence ATGAAAAAACGAAAACCGAGCATGCGGGATGTTGCCGACCATGCAAATGTCTCTGTCTCAGCAGTGTCGCTGGTTGTGCGCAAGAAGCCGGGTGTCTCCGACGATACCCGCGAGCGTGTGTGGAATGCTATCGCCGAGCTTGGCTACACCGTCAGCGAGGCGAGCGACACCACCCGCGCCCCTACCGTGGCCCTGCTGATCGAGCGCGGCTCGATGCCGGCCATCCTCGATATCTTCTATGGCGAGGTCATCCGTGGGTTCCAGAGCGAGGCCCAGCGCATGGGCTACCAGGTGATGCTGCACATGTTCGACCGCGCCGCCGAGCGCTTCGAGCATATGTACAGCGGCCTGGGCGATGACATCCAGGGCTTTGTGATCGCCAACGACGGCGATATCACATCCGACCTGATCACGCAGGCGCAGGCCACCAACCTGCCGCTGGTGCTGATCGAGAGCTCGGTGCCCGGCCAGCACGTGCCCTGCGTGGTGGGCGACAACTTCCAGGCGGGCTACACTGTCACGCGCCATCTGATGGATCAGGGCCACACCAAGATCGCCGTGCTGCGCGGGGCCAGCAAGTACAGCAGCCTGGTCGATCGCCTGCGCGGCTCGCTGGCAGCCCTGGCCGAGTCTCGCCTGCTGCCGCTGCCCGAGTGGATGCCGCCCCCCGATGGCAAGCCCTTCCAGCGCGGCTACATCCAGATGCAGTCGATCCTGCAGCAGGATTCCTACCCCACCGCTGTGGTGGCGATCAGCGACAAGACCGCCTTCGGCGCGATGGAGGCGATCAAGGAGGCCGGCCTGCGCATCCCCGAGGACATCGCGATCGTCAGCATCGACGATGTGGCCGAGAGCGCCTACACGCGCCCGCCGCTCACCTGCTTCCACATCCCGCGCGCCGACATGGGCATCCTGGCTATGCAGAAGCTGCACCGCCTGATCACCGGCGAGGCCGAGATCCCGGTGAAGAGCATTGTCTACGGCGAGCTGGTGGTGCGCGCTAGCAGCAGCGCCGAGCCAGTGCCCGCCGAGCTGGGCCACCGCGCCTAG